CTGGCAGGCAGCCGAAGGGCCGGATTCCCGGAAACAGTCGTTGCCGCGAGGTGGGCTGACGTTATGTCCCATTTGCGGTAAATCATGCTGTTCCCTAGTCTCAAAGCACGAGCCCCGGTGCTGTCTGAACCCCCGAGCAGCCAGCACCGGGCTCTCTTCGAGAGGGCCGCCGCCCCGTCCGACAGGGCTGCGAGCTGGACTGCTTTCACGTCCACACACCTGTAACGAGTAGCGTTGGGTTCATGGCTCCGACCTCCACCCCTGAGACCCCCTTCGGCAGGGCACTGACCGCGATGGTGACTCCGTTCACCCCGGACGGTTCCCTCGACCTCGAAGGCGCCCAGCGTCTGGCGGCTTACCTCGTCGACGCCGGCAACGACGGACTCGTCGTGAACGGCACCACCGGCGAGTCGCCGACCACCAGCGACGCCGAGAAAGCCGCCCTGGTCAGGGCTGTACTGGAGGCCGTGGGCGACCGCGCCCAGGTGATCGCCGGGGTGGGCACCAACGACACCGCCCACACCGTGGAACTGGCCCGCGAGGCCGAGCGCATCGGCGCCCACGGCCTGCTGGTGGTCACCCCGTACTACAACAAGCCCCCGCAGGAGGGCCTGTTCCGACACTTCACGGCCGCCGCCGACGCCACCGGGCTCCCGGTGATGCTCTACGACATCCCCGGCCGCGCCGGCGTCGCCATCGCGACCGAGACCATGGTCCGACTGGCCGAGCACCCGCGGATCGTCGCCAACAAGGACGCCAAGGGCGACCTCGCCGCCGCAGCCTGGGCCATCGCCCGCACGGACCTGGCCTGGTACTCCGGCGACGACATGCTCAACCTGCCGCTGCTGTCGATCGGCGCCGCCGGCTTCGTCAGCGTGGTAGGCCACCTGGTCACCCCCGAGCTGCGGATGATGCTGGACGCCTTCCTCGCGGGCTCGACGGACAAGGCCGCGGAGATACACCAGCGGCTGCTCCCGGTGTTCACCGGAATCTTCCGCACCCAGGGTGTCATCACCACCAAGGCCGCCCTGGCGCTCCAGGGCCTCCCGGCCGGGCCGCTGCGGCTCCCGCTGGTCGAGGCCACCGAAGCGGAGATCGCCCAGCTCACGCAGGATCTCGCGGCCGGAGGGGTACACCTCTGACAACAGACGTTCACGTCGCGCCACGGCGATGACGTGCCGCACCACGACCACGCACCACAACTGACGATGCCGCACGCACCGTGCACCCAAGAGGGGTGTCCGGGACGCGCGGAGAGGAGAACCTTTTGAGCCATCCGCACCCCGACCTGGGCACCCCGCCGCCGCTCGCCGAGGGGGCGCTCCGCGTCACCCCGCTGGGCGGTCTCGGTGAGATCGGCCGCAACATGACGGTGTTCGAGTACGGCGGCCGCCTGCTCATCGTCGACTGCGGCGTCCTCTTCCCCGAGGAGCAGCAGCCCGGCGTCGACCTGATCCTGCCCGACTTCACCTCCATCCGGGACCGGCTGGACAAGATCGACGGCATCGTCCTCACCCACGGGCACGAGGACCACATCGGCGCCGTCCCCTACCTCCTGCGGGAGAAGCCCGACATCCCGCTGATCGGCTCCAAGCTGACCCTCGCGCTGATCGAGGCCAAGCTCCAGGAGCACCGCATCCGGCCCTACACGCTGGAGGTGAAGGAGGGGGAGCGCGAGCGCATCGGCGTGTTCGACTGCGAGTTCATCGCGGTCAACCACTCCATCCCGGACGCGCTCGCGGTCGCCATCCGCACCCCGGCCGGCATGGTCGTCGCCACCGGCGACTTCAAGATGGACCAGCTGCCGCTGGACAAGCGCCTCACCGACCTGCCGACCTTCGCCCGTCTGGGTGAGGAGGGCATCGACCTGCTGCTGGTGGACTCCACCAACGCCGAGGTCCCCGGATTCATCGCGCCGGAGCGCGACATCGGCCCGGTGCTCCAGCAGGTCTTCGACCGCGCCGACAAGCGGATCATCGTGGCCAGCTTCGCCAGCCACGTCCACCGCATCCAGCAGGTCCTGGACACCGCCCACGAGTTCGGCCGCAAGGTCGCCTTCGTCGGCCGCTCGATGGTCCGGAACATGGGCATCGCCCGTGACCTCGGCT
The Streptacidiphilus albus JL83 genome window above contains:
- the dapA gene encoding 4-hydroxy-tetrahydrodipicolinate synthase, with amino-acid sequence MAPTSTPETPFGRALTAMVTPFTPDGSLDLEGAQRLAAYLVDAGNDGLVVNGTTGESPTTSDAEKAALVRAVLEAVGDRAQVIAGVGTNDTAHTVELAREAERIGAHGLLVVTPYYNKPPQEGLFRHFTAAADATGLPVMLYDIPGRAGVAIATETMVRLAEHPRIVANKDAKGDLAAAAWAIARTDLAWYSGDDMLNLPLLSIGAAGFVSVVGHLVTPELRMMLDAFLAGSTDKAAEIHQRLLPVFTGIFRTQGVITTKAALALQGLPAGPLRLPLVEATEAEIAQLTQDLAAGGVHL